The genome window GTTGGAAAGAAATCATATTACACCCAAGGACACCAGTATATCTAGAGCTGGAAATTATTCTTGTGTTGACTATActagaaaaggcaaagaagatgtagacaaagaagaaaatgattCCAAAATGGGCTTAAATTCTTTGAGAGATAAGGATATAAATTTGTGCATGGAGAAGCCAAGCTGTTCCCCTGTACAAACTTGTATACAGACTTTGATTTGTGCTGAAACAGCAGACCTTtctaaaaatgaggaaaacttgacaatttctgaaaatatagaGGAAGTAATTTCGCAAACAGAAGAGAATGCATCTGAGGTACAAAAGGATATTAGATCTTTTCCAGAAGCAAAAGGtcctgaggaggaaagagaacgGATATCAGAGTCTGAAGACAGTGATTCTGATGGTATGTGCTTTTTAGTTGTgtaaaaagataagaaaataagaCCTTATTGTTCATGTAGTCATTTGAAGTTAAGCTTTTCTCCTAgtaagaaatgctttaaaatacatcGATTCCTACATAAGTAGgaggtgggaagaaaaatctgagcTATGATTTTCCCCTTAGTGTGTTATGATTTATCATTGAAAGCTGACTGTACAATACAGAGAATCAGGAAAGCATGCTGTTGTATACATTGAACTTAACTAGTGTATTAATGGTTAACCACTTGGTTTCTGTAATTTCGCAATCCTTATATCCATTTACTGcatacagtaaaaaaacccaaaaactaaTGCCCAAGTTAAAGCCATGTACAAATACTTAGTTTTAAACAAGCAGCAGGAAGttgaaatcttttattttcctttaataggAAGCTTTATTGAAGTGGTTACTGAAATCAGTAATAAGGCTGAGTTTGCTACTGAATGCGATGAAAAACTGGGTGATGAAACAGTTCTTCCAGAAGGGGAGACAGGGCACCACAATACTGTCACTCAGGACTTGCTGAAGGAGTCTGATGAAGTACAGTTCGCCAGCAGTCAGAACGTTGAAAGAGAAGATGATGGTAAAGATGCAGGGGATGAGTGGCAAGACATCAATTTGGTAACTCCTTATTTGGTTTGAAGtagtttttaaggaaaactatTGGACAGCTTCCTACTGTTTCATTGCTTTCTCGTATATGTATCTAATTCTgtgggaactttttttttctttaaagatgatGGTTAACCATAATTGCTCTGAAATCTGGAGGAAACTTTAAGGTTTTAGCACTCTGATGAGCAGAGCTATCTCTGGTCTTATAATTTACTGCATTAGAGAAACTACAACACTTTCAAGCGTGAATTAACAGAGCATATGCTACTAGAATAATTATAGTAGGGAACTTCGTGCTTTACTTAAGTAAGTATACCTGAATTGTTGAAATAATGAAAGTCTCATCTTTCAGGAAGAACTAGAAGAATTAGAAAATGACCTCTCTGCTGAGCAGAACATGCTTCAGGCtcaaaaacagcagcaggagcgTGTTGCGGCTTCTGTAACAGGACAGATGTTCTTGGAAAGCCAGGTAGTATTTGTTGAAGTATTTTGATTTGATACAGCATGATGTGGTCCTGCCCTCCACCCCAGTCAAACATTTTCTCAAAAGCTGTTAGTAATTTTGCTGAACTATGGGTCACCTTTTTTCCTTGAAGGAGCTTGTTCTGTTTGGTctgcttgatttaaaatattgaaagtaTTTAGATAATCTTGAATTCCAACAATTTTAGATAACTGTTATAACATtataaaacagtaataaaattatgaatagatcaacattttttaaagcaccGACTTTTTAAGGTTGGGCCGGTTTGATCCTTGCCTGTTGCTGTGAAGGGTGCAAATTGTAACTTCTTAACATCTTGTTGTTCATTCAGCAATATGAAATTGGTGTAATCTTGGTGTTAGGTAAATTGTGATTTCTCCTAAGGATTAAAAGCTTACAGGAAATCCATATGGTAGTCCAGATTTATTCTCTGGGTAACTGGTTGTAAAGAATCTCACCAGTAACACCTGTGTAAGCCTGTAACTTATGTTTCAGTATTAGTATTTAAGGGTTAATGCAGTCTAGTGCAGGGACTACTTGCAATACAATGTCTTGAGGTTAACATATCCATAATGTAGTGGACTGGTGTTAGAATAGTTTATTACATCATAGATGCTAACGTTAATTCTGAGgaaatatatatgtgtttttAGTTTATTTGCATAAAAGGGCTAATTTAGATAATCTTTAAATgattaaaatttttgtttcctttgttaaACATTTGCTCATATTATATCttgacatgatttttttttttttttaaaggccagTAGATTGTGCTTTTGTAATATTACATGTCATATAATGGTAGATACACCTTTGTAATTGTTAGTCTTTGACcttgtgctttttctctttattacAGTAAAAGTTTAAGTCTTGAGACTGACTTTCTTAGGGTACAAAAACCAGCTGCAGTGAGAAAGAGATGTGTGTATGTGCAGATACATGAATGCAtatcaaatacatatttaataaattttacaCCTTAACTTTTGCAGTGATTATTACATCCAACTTGGGAGCAGGAGAGTAAATGCAAAGCATAATTTCTGGAGGTGCTGTAATCCAGAATTGTGTTACTAACACAAGCCTGTAAACCTAGTGTGTGTGAGATATTTAACTGATGCTAAAAAATCTATTGCATAAAAGCAAATTGTGTAAAATGTGTCGAAATACATGTATGTGAAAACACTATCCAAAGGGTGATTAGTCTGACCACTGTTTCCTGCTTGATACAAATGTTTCTCATATGCTTTCATATTACTCTCTGAGCTAAGGTGATGACTGATTgactgtttttttatttaattttttatttaacctACATCTTTCTTTCGTGGAGCCCACATAAATGTAACGCATTAACTTTTCTTCATGTTATAGAAAGCACAATACTTCAGTATGCTTGTGTAATTAAGACAGCAGATTCTCAGCCTGCATAGTAATAGTGTGATCATGTGGTGCCTGACTTATGTGGTACTGTCTGCCTGAGAGGAGTAAGTGGATCTCCCCCTTTACTTAACTGTGCTTGGCACTTTTTAGTAGCAGTTAAGATTTGCTGTGGAATATTAAGTACCTCCCAAGTGTTAATCTAGCAGTTCTGAGTCAAGCAAAAGTATAATAGAAGTTTATTCTTTTGTTGAAATGTTAACTGTCTTCTCTGTATCCTACAGGAGCTTCTCCGTCTGTTTGGTATTCCGTATATTGAAGCTCCAATGGAGGCAGAGGCACAGTGTGCTGTATTGGACCTTACTGATCAGACCTCTGGGACAATCACTGACGATAGTGATGTTTGGTTATTTGGTGCACGACATGTTtataaaaatttcttcagtCAAAACAAATATGTGGAATATTATCAGTATGTTGATTTTCAAAACCAGCTAGGTAAGCCTTGGGTATTGATTTGTTAAATACAGCCTTTGCTAAGACGGCACTGCTGTGTATCtttttaaagttgtattttctgcagaattttgtGTGTCTGTTATTACAGTGCCTTTTCATTGGAGAGTCTCTAAAGACGTGCAGTTGGGTTGCTGATTTTATTGCCAGACAACCCCTCTAAATTTGCAGACACCTGCAATTAATACACTGAGTTAGTGTGGTGATCAAGGCTGGAGCTATGAACTGTGGTACCCGTTTCTGGGTAAATGTCAGCATGAATTTTCTGACATGGTGGAAGAAATTATATTCTGATGTCACCAGGTATAGTCTTCTGGAAATGAAAGTTAATTTTTGGACATGCTGACACATAATTTATTAGAAGAGGATCTggcatatataaaatatgtatgctCTGTAAAAGTTTTgtgggtgggttggtttgtttttggtctgttttgtttttcccctgaTAGTCTTGCTTTGTGTGCCTAGACACATGTCCCTCCTTGTgtccactgattttttttttttattttatttattttattatttttttaaaaaaaatctaagctCCTGAAGCTAGTCAGTGGAAATCAGTCTGGTTGGCTCATGCCAAGTGGAAGTGGTCAGCTGaattcttcctcctttctggcTGTTTCACAGGCTCTTTCGGTCTACTTAGCAACTGCACTAGCACAGAGCAAAAGGCTTCCAGTTTGGGAACGCTTTTAAGCAGCAGAGACATTGATATTGTGGACTAGAATTCAAACTGAGTGCTTCTATTTCTGGTTCAGGGGTTATTAAATTCAAATCAGCATTAGATGAGAACAGGACAGTAACTGGAGATCTGATCTTTTAGAAACCCAGAATTTCCCATGGTCTTAACATTGTAAAGTTTTAGTTTTGGCAAGATGCATTTGCAAGTTAGTGCTTGAGCTAGCAGTAGCATTTTGTCACTGCTCCAAAATACAATGTAGCAAATTCTGATGTtgaattaaatgtaattttacagAGTTAATGcttttgtgttcctttttttttttgcctttcagataatgtattttttaatttgtaagagATGCTGAATCTactgggtttgtttggtttatgCTCTTTCTTTTACAGGGTTGGATCGAAGCAAGCTAATTAATTTGGCATACTTGCTTGGAAGTGACTACACTGAGGGTATCCCAAATGTTGGCTTTGTGACAGCAATGGAGATTTTAAATGAGTTTCCTGGACATGGCTTGGAACCTCTCTTAAAATTCAGGTATTCTTCATcgtattttgcttttttgtctcTCCATAAtatgaatgttatttttatgctgCTTAAGCGTACAACAAAACATATGATCCTGTGATCATCATTGCATATCATTAAGGAGGCTAAGttaactgtaaaataacatGAGTCCATTATATCACTATTTGAAATGGCAGGTAGATAAGGTGACATGTTGATACAGCAATTGCAGTGAGACTAATGAAGACAACAGAACAGCTGTAGAACTGTGTGACTGCCTCTGAGTTCAATGCAGAGCTGAATCAATAGTGAGTGGAGGTGTATTCTGCCTGAGTTTGTGAGAAGGTACTGTAGCTTGCTCATATAGAAAAGAGACAATGAGTGAGGAATGGGTGATCTGGAAAGAGACAGACAAGCAGACTGTGGAGAAGAACAAGATTACAAGATTTGAAGAGGGCCAAGCCAGTTCTATTGGCAATGGCAAGGATGGttagaattctttttttattatttatttttttattttttctttcttgcacaccaaaaaaaaccaccccaaaattATCATTATGTATGGAACATCCTCCCTAAGTGAGGCTGAATTTAGGGCCTTCTGTTTAGTGGTTTATGGGGAATCCATGTGATGCTTGCTACTGTGGCTTACAATGGCTACATTTACTGTgtatgttttgtcttttctactTTCAGGTTGTATGTCCGTTTGGCCATTTTTTATTTGGAAGTTTCCCACCTTGTTTCATGTAGTAACCGGAGTAGGGAGGCTAAGGCTATTGAAATTAGCATGGTGGCTCTTGATATTCCAAGTCATATTTTATGGAGGCAAATGAATGCTTTCCTCGATGTTTTTCAGTGAGTGGTGGAATGAGGCCCAAAAGAATAAGAAATTGAGACCTAATCCACGTGATACCAAAGTCAAGAAGAAACTGCGGGACCTGCAACTTTCTTCAGGTTTCCCAAATCCAGCAGTGGCAGAAGCATACCTGAAGCCTGTAGTGGATGAGACAAAGGGTTCATTCACCTGGGGGAAGCCTGATATAGAGCAGATCAGAGAATATCCTTTTACTATGTGGCAGGACTTGTTAGCTAGAAGTACTGGGATTAAAGTTCATAAGCCTTGTTAGTGAGTCAGTAATGGAGTGTCAAGTTCTTAACATCTCGTTGGTGTGAGGGACCCCCGGGCTCGTCTGTATGCGCTTTCCTACAATGACATCAGCTCTGGAATGGAAGGGAATGCAGCCATGCATGTGTGGCACTCGGGGCTGCTCTGTCCTCCTGACAGAATGGGCTGCTTCACTTTGCGTGCAAAGAGAATCTCATAGCTGGACTGCCTAGTTTGTTGCGATATGCTTCTGTAACTGTGCTGTGCCTGTTTCTAGACTTAGAGTGGGATTGTCTGCATGCTCCTGATGTATGTTTACAGTCTTTCACAAATAAGTTTCAAAACTTTATTAGAAATGATGATTCAGTCTGCAATTTATGCCTAGTTATTCACTGCATTTCTTGCCATAATGTCTGTTTCTTGCATGTGTTGCAGCTCGAGCTGCAGCAAATTGTTGAAAAGTAGATGACAATGCGTGCAGAGCTAATAGTGTTTTAAACAGTAAATGAAGCTTCCAGTGCATACAAGTGCAAGAATAAGGTTTATTTATAAGTATTTTGATTTATAGCAGTATTGTATAGCCAAAACAAGTTCTGTCTTGGAAGACACTCTTTTGGAAATGTTGATATTAGAGAAAATTCTGTATTAGAAATGTAACAGCGTGATTGAGACATGTAGTGTAATACTGGAACTACATAAGTCAGCTCTAACAACTTAGAgtattttctctggttttgtagCAGAAAAAGCTGTGGAGTAGGGCAACTTTCCTCCAGACATGGGTTGGTTtgagtaattttcattttatatgttTACAAAATACTAGTAATAGCTGTTTTGTAAAGTTCCTTAACTTTCTGTACATTCTGTCAGGATCACTTTGGCTGGACTAGGACAAAGATAGATGAAATCCTGTTGCCTGTGATCAAACAGCTGAACTTGCAGCAGGTAAAGTATAAAACTATGTATAGCTTAAGGGTAACTGGAAGATTTAGAGAGCAGCATCTTAAAATGAAGAGCAAGGCTTTAATCTGAAGtacatttctgagaaactggGGTTTGGCCATATTTTTTgatctttatatatttttttaaagttgttaaACTTCTctagacttctttttttttatgatttggGTTTGCTGTGAGGCACtacataattttaattgttGTTTTCAAATTTGTTACCTTTCAAGCACCTATCTTAAGTCCAGATTGCTGTTTGTTCTGGGTGTACATGAAACTACAGGTACCTCAAGCACCTTTAGTACTTTTAAAAGGCAGCGTGCTGTCtctagaaattatttataaaaatgacCCTGAGATTTTGGTGGAGTGAGACTGACCATTTAGTACCATCTACATCCTTTGAGGAAGAGTGCACACTGAATTGTTGAGCAAGTGTCCAATGATACTATTACTCttaatttccaaataaatgttCTGTCAACTTTAATAAAACTTAAAAGTGAATCATAGGTTATGCTGTGATACTGTGAAAGTCAGTTGTAAAATTGATTACCTGAGGTcagattcttttcttcttttgccatAAGCAAGGTAGGCATGTAGTCTAAACCACTGTTCTAGGTTCTCCCTATCACTCAAATGAGTGAAAGGTACCAAAACCCATAGTTAAATCCATATACTTTCAGGTGGACTGGAACATCCTTTGGAAGCATCTGTCTGGTTTAGGTAATTTTAAGGATAATATAGAGAGCTAGCTTAGTCTATTACAGCAAACCTAGCTGTGATTGAGTAACAAAGGCCCAGCATGTGTGACTACTTCTAGTTCTGCTCTTAAATCTATACTGTAGCAGCACATGTTACAATGAACTTGTTTCAAATAACCGCATTTTGTTGCACTAGCATATGCAAATGTAAAGTGCACTTGTGACACTTGCTTAGTAAACATTCTGTTGTTTTAACAGCTTGAAGCTAAATATGTGTTTGTAAGGACATACTTAAGAGCACTACAGAGACTGACTGTATTAGGGTTGAAAATAGCAACCAAGTCTAATCATCATCAGCATAATACTTATACAATTTCACTGGGGTTTGCTTATTAGTTTCTTTAAAGGTGCTTGTGTAATTTATAATAAAGCGTGGGTATTACTATAATAATGCATCTTATTGTTCATATCTATTTGCATGCATATTAATTCCATTAGTTCTTTGTCGTGCTTTAATTTGGGATGCTTTATGGTATAGCTGAGAAAACAACTGCATTTCCATCACAAAACATCCAAAggtatttctctgttttatttctgatagACTCAGCTTCGAATTGATTCATTCTTCAGACTGGCCCAGCACGAAAAACTAGCTATTAAAAGTCAGAGGTTGCGCAGAGCTGTGACTTGtctgaagagaaaggaaaaagaagcagatgATGAAATTCggaaggctgctgctgttacGGAGATGGAAATTAAACAgcatggggaagggaaggggggaggtACTGCAGGCTGCACAAATCATCAAGCCGTGGCAACGGAAGTCCAaagtggaaagagaagaaaacactcAGATTCCAGAAAAGAACGTTTATGTGGAGGTGGTTTTATTGGGAATTTGCAGCTTTCAGAAACTTCTAGTGACTCCTCAGTAGAGGAATCGGAAAGCAGAGATCTAGGCaagagcaaaaggaggaaaaatgtctCTGCAGTGGAGATGGCAGACCATAAAGAGAGAAAGGGGTGCAGTAGCTCAAGTAGTGAGGATGAAGAACTGGGAAAGATAGTCATGGTGACTGCCAAACCTGTGTTTGagggcagaaaaaagaaatcacgGAGTAAGagaggaattaaaaagaaaaagccttaaagaaaagccttaaaaaagAGAGACACTGTGCGTGTGGATTTTATGACTTAAGCTTTGTAAATATTCTAATGAATTtcagataataaaataataagttATCCCTATAATATGTCATGCATTTTTTGTCCAGAACTTAAATAGGAGGCattttaaacaatgaaaaaatagttaaaGACCTAGATTGGACTTGATACAAGTTTTCGGGtttgagattttaaaactgAGCTAAAATGTGATGTCCGCTTGTTTGCGTTCTGAGGTGAAAGAGCTGTTAAAATCACATGCGATCTGTTGCTTCCTTAACCTTGGCATTAAATGAAATCGTGAAAACTACTTCGATTATTTCTAGGTGTTGCGAGAATGAAAGTGAGTTCATTTAGGTTTTTTATCCCGATTTCCTCATTCCCTTCACTCGGCATGTCTTGAAAGTTTTGTGCTGAAAGTAATGTTATTTACATCGTGAGACAGTGTAAGCCCTCATAAAATCTCATGGGAAATCATGCAGTACAGTAATTCCTTACATAATCTGATGTGCAATAATTGTTTGAGTGTTGTCATGCTTCTAGATTTGTAGTTACATGACCATGTCCAAAGCCAGAATTTCTTTGCAGAAGTGATGATCAGGGGTATCCACTGGTTGCAGCACTTATGTCAGGTTAATTTGTGAGAGAAACCATGTTTTAGGCTCAGAATTCTCCCCATCTCACTTGTCTCTGAATGGTTGTAGGATCTATTTCTCGCTCCTGTGGACTGAGGTAGAAAAGCACTGAATGCTGCCGGTTTTACTTGTGTTTTTGCAGTACATTTCAGtcctccttgcttttctttgtcttctcaTTTGATATTTCTACTTCATTTCTCATCGTTTCATTCTTTGAAAGGCCAGGTCCGTACAATGAAGTTTCATATGAAACATTAGCCTCCCCTAAAAGGATGAAGGGCTGAGGTGAACTGGGTGGGATTTGGCCTTTAGAGCTGCAGACAGTCTAATACTTCATGTATGGTGTTTACTAGGCAAAACAGATCCCTTTTGATATTACTCTTGTAAAAGATTATAATATTTTAAGCAAATTCTCAGTGTAGACAGTTTACAGCAGCTTTTTGCAAATCactgatttttgctttaaaagtgtGGATGGGTCGTGGTGATTTGTTTGACAGCTGGTAAACGTAGAAAAGCTCCTGTTAATTTTTTCTGCCAAGTGTAGGAAAGTAGAGAGACCTTCAGTTCTCTGCAGGGCTTGATTAGTATTTTTGTACAATAGTTATTATTTTTGAGTGGCGCCTAGAAACCCCAGTTGAAGTTTAATTTTGCTAAAAGCTGTTTTAAGAGGCAGTTCCTGTCCTGGATTGGTTATAGTCTAAATAAGAGAAGTCTTGGAGATACCTGTATTTGTTCCCATGCAGTGAGTGTTTGCAATCTGTTGGGCGAATGTGCATCTTGTATATACAAAAGAGAAGAATTGTGTATTTATGCACGTTGACAGCTGTCTCATGGGGTAAAGTGAGGTAGGATTTTGGGTGTTAGGTAGCTTGTTACAGTTCCGCATTCCAATGTGCGCACACGTTTATATAGCCGTGCCACAGATGCATCCCTGTCCCTTTGTAATTTGCCCTCTGTGCTTGGAAGACCCCTTTGACGGATGGGGTTTTGCTCTTCAGTTATGTTTTAGTAACAGTGAGTGGTTACTAGCACTCTGTCACTACCTTATTCTTGTAAAAAGTACTCAAAAGTTGGTTATGTGGCAGGTTGGAGTGCCCTTGACTGGGTGGTGCCTACGGCTGTTACAAAATCTGCTCCCTTACGTAAGTGTGTGGTGCCCACTTCATGTTCATGCTGCAGCTGTCGAGATTTATtactgctgctggtgtggggATATTGTCAGTGTGTGACATGCTACAGAGCACAATTCTGCCTGGGAGAGAATAGACGGGGCAGATAAGGACTTTTCTGTTGGAGTTCAGTCTTTGGAAAGCTGCAAGAGATTCGGGTAATGTTGGCTGAAATGCAGTGGGTGCCAGTGCTGTTCCACTTGTCTGTGTCTTTTACTCTAAATTGCTTTATCATTTACTTTAAACAGCATTACTGGGCAACTGAGCTGTTGTGCGCTGTGTAGTTGCTTGTAGTACTCCTGAATTTGTATGTTAAAGTCAGGCAGGTTGTTGTGTAGCTCAGTATACCTCAAAGGATATttttagaatggaaaaaaacagaagtacagGATCACAAAACACAAAGGTTTTCCCTTACAGGATGATTTTATAGTGCAATGTTGCTTGTGCTTTGGAATGCAAAGGGAATGATTATTAACctgttatttttatcttctaatgggaagaaaaattgtctttttataTACTTCTGAGGTAGATGACAAGCAGATGGGGGTTTGTGACATTTACTGCTTACTGTCCCAGTAGTTTCTAATTATACTTGTTATTCTGAAGATGCTTACGAAGACTTTGAATCCCgttgaatttcttttctgtgcctgtcctagttttggctgggatagagttgattttcttcctaCTAGCTGCTACAGTGCTATATTTTGcatttaggatgagaataatgttgataacacactgacgTTTTCAGTGGTTGCCAAGCAGTGTTTACACTAAGTAAatgacttttcagcttctcgTGCCCTGCCCatgaggaggctggaggggcacaaggagttgggaggggacgcagccaggacagctggccccaactggcGAAGGGGATACTCCAAACCGTATGGCATCGTGCTTagcatataaactgggggggaaagctggctgggggttgctgctcggggactggctgggcatccgTCAGTaagtggtgagcaattgcattgtgccttgtttgttttgtatattctaactcttttatcattattatcattactattatttttttccttttctttcccattaaactgtctctgtctcaacccatgaattttctcacttttacttgtctgtttctttatttataCTCCCACAGGAGTATAAGGCTTTAGTGGGCACGGGCGCACAGTGTGCCCTAATGCCATCAAACCCCATCTGTATTTCTAGAGTGATGGGGGGATCCCGACAGCTAACTGTATTGGAGGCGGAAATAAGCCTGACTGGGAACGACTGGCAAAAGCTCCCCGttgtgactggcccagaggcTCTGCGCATCCTTGGCACGGGCTGCCTCAGGAGAGGGTATTTCAAGGACCCACGAGGGTACCGGTGGCTTTTGGTATAGCTGCCTTGGAGACAGGGGGAATTAAACAGCTGCCTACCTTGCCCAGTCTCTGGGGAGGACCCTTCTGTTGTGGGGTTGCTGAGGGTCAAAGAACATCAGGTGGCAGTCACTGCCACAGCAGTGCACCAGCGGCGATACTGCACCAGCcgagcctctggcagaaagcaccaggggagACTCAAGGTTGACGCTCGGGGGCTGGGATTTAGGGATACAGAGGACCCGAGgcctgctgtgctggaaaacatACTGTCAGCATAAGAAGGGGTTTGAGCTGCTTTCACATGTGGTTGGTACTGaagcccagctcctcctggcaccccgacagctggtgctgggctggatgttcAAAGAGCTGGGACAGTCCCCTCTACACATCATGCAGCTGATGGTACATGGAGTAACTGGGTCACACTGATCACACAACAGGCTTGAATAGGAAACCCCAGTCACCCAGGAATCTTTGAAGTGATAATGGACGGGCCAGAAGGCAAAGATTTTGGAATAGCACCAGAGGAGGAGGTCATATGTGCTGAAGAGACCCCACTGTATAATGAACTAccagaaaatgagaagcaaCATGCCCTGTTCTCTGATGGGCCTTGTCATATTGTGGGAAAGCATCAGAGGTGAAAGGTGGCTGTATGGAGTCGTATATGACCTGCTGAAGAAGGTGGTGAATCAAGTTagtttgcagaggtgaaagccATTCAGCTTGCTTTAGACATTGCTGGATGAGAAACGTGGCCAGTGCTCTGTGTCTGCACTGACTCGTAGATGGTGGTAAATGCCCTGTGGGGGTGGTTGCAGTGATGGAAGCAGAGCCACCAGCAGCGCAGAGGCaaacccatctgggctgccACATTGTGGCAGGATCCTGCTGCTCAGGTAGAGAAC of Falco cherrug isolate bFalChe1 chromosome 2, bFalChe1.pri, whole genome shotgun sequence contains these proteins:
- the ERCC5 gene encoding DNA excision repair protein ERCC-5 isoform X2, with the translated sequence MKNIFPLFISGSSAEEDEKEWEVRMGQKKILQEELCENPYSVDIESEDFKKLPPEVKHEILTHMEELTKRNRTLFEAMPEESNDFSQYQLRGLLRKSNLNRCIENVQKELNQQHSGEIQTQYENEGGFVKEVESRRVVSEDTSHYILIKGIQARESTTRDFETTAGPSSEMLEFTKLNKVNEAPANTKLVTSDKLQTEKDNKVVTAPPSPRTLLAIQAAMVESSSEEELGGENTGRLNMYQSITEEGSVSPRTLRAIQQALSDDGRREEVVTVKTGGVLPERSDLKDFLLSSSDEEDQFPEDKEGKKIPTFTIHSSNQVIMQDTECEQKSQELERNHITPKDTSISRAGNYSCVDYTRKGKEDVDKEENDSKMGLNSLRDKDINLCMEKPSCSPVQTCIQTLICAETADLSKNEENLTISENIEEVISQTEENASEVQKDIRSFPEAKGPEEERERISESEDSDSDGSFIEVVTEISNKAEFATECDEKLGDETVLPEGETGHHNTVTQDLLKESDEVQFASSQNVEREDDGKDAGDEWQDINLEELEELENDLSAEQNMLQAQKQQQERVAASVTGQMFLESQELLRLFGIPYIEAPMEAEAQCAVLDLTDQTSGTITDDSDVWLFGARHVYKNFFSQNKYVEYYQYVDFQNQLGLDRSKLINLAYLLGSDYTEGIPNVGFVTAMEILNEFPGHGLEPLLKFSEWWNEAQKNKKLRPNPRDTKVKKKLRDLQLSSGFPNPAVAEAYLKPVVDETKGSFTWGKPDIEQIREFCQDHFGWTRTKIDEILLPVIKQLNLQQTQLRIDSFFRLAQHEKLAIKSQRLRRAVTCLKRKEKEADDEIRKAAAVTEMEIKQHGEGKGGGTAGCTNHQAVATEVQSGKRRKHSDSRKERLCGGGFIGNLQLSETSSDSSVEESESRDLGKSKRRKNVSAVEMADHKERKGCSSSSSEDEELGKIVMVTAKPVFEGRKKKSRSKRGIKKKKP